One stretch of Nitrospirota bacterium DNA includes these proteins:
- a CDS encoding chemotaxis protein CheW, translating to MDILAARKKAAEQANARNKPEPHAAAPAAQPEPEAAAPAVQPKQEPEATPAPAESCLAVPAASPAAAGVAPLIEESRDKAGAVPVSSAREPEKTQQGEIELLSFRLGGEEYAVLVADVREVLKFFHLTIVPNTPDYVLGVMSLRGTMLPIIDLCKRFGLAAAVKNEKSRVVVASSADEEAGLLVDQVTGVFRIFPDEIKPIPENIEQGAEFLSGIVRTADRLYILLDLGKALGV from the coding sequence ATGGACATTCTTGCAGCGCGAAAGAAAGCAGCGGAACAGGCGAATGCCCGGAACAAACCGGAGCCGCACGCAGCGGCACCTGCAGCGCAACCGGAGCCGGAAGCAGCAGCGCCTGCAGTGCAACCGAAGCAGGAACCAGAGGCGACGCCTGCTCCCGCGGAGTCTTGCCTGGCCGTGCCCGCCGCATCTCCAGCTGCGGCTGGCGTTGCTCCCCTGATTGAGGAGTCCCGCGACAAGGCAGGGGCCGTGCCTGTTTCCTCGGCTCGCGAACCGGAAAAAACGCAACAGGGAGAGATCGAGCTGCTCTCATTTCGCCTCGGCGGAGAGGAGTATGCCGTGCTGGTGGCGGATGTGCGGGAGGTCCTGAAGTTCTTTCATCTGACGATCGTGCCGAATACACCCGACTATGTTCTCGGCGTCATGTCCCTTCGGGGAACGATGCTGCCCATTATCGACCTTTGCAAACGGTTCGGTCTTGCAGCGGCCGTAAAAAACGAAAAATCGAGGGTCGTCGTGGCCAGTTCCGCTGACGAAGAGGCAGGGCTCCTGGTGGACCAGGTGACGGGCGTGTTCAGGATTTTTCCCGATGAGATCAAGCCGATTCCGGAAAACATTGAGCAGGGGGCGGAGTTCCTGAGCGGCATCGTGAGGACAGCGGACCGGCTGTATATCCTGCTGGACCTGGGAAAGGCCCTGGGTGTTTAA
- a CDS encoding tRNA (adenosine(37)-N6)-threonylcarbamoyltransferase complex ATPase subunit type 1 TsaE: MYKEFYRLRERPFNKTPDPRFLYHSPKHGEALARLLHAVEEQDIVLLTGEIGSGKTTLSRAFIDSLDESYHPLLIINPRLSPSQLLRTVVLRLGMDDVNRYRHDILEGINAKLYELYEAGKRPVIIIDEAQLIPGKATFEELRLLTNFQLDDRNLLALVLIGQTELRERLNKKPYRALRQRIGMQYHLGPLNAEEVEAYVRHRLEIAGRSEPLFDPQALALLFEHSEGIPRRINTIAGNALVEGFGRSAEIIGPEIIESVVNDGA; this comes from the coding sequence ATGTACAAAGAATTTTACAGGCTCAGGGAAAGACCTTTTAATAAAACGCCGGACCCGCGGTTCCTCTACCACAGCCCGAAGCACGGAGAGGCACTCGCGCGGCTTCTGCATGCCGTGGAGGAACAGGACATTGTCCTGCTCACCGGCGAGATCGGCTCAGGCAAGACCACGCTTTCCCGTGCCTTCATCGATTCGCTGGACGAGAGCTATCACCCGCTGCTCATTATCAACCCGAGGCTTTCTCCGTCGCAGCTCCTGCGCACGGTGGTGTTGCGACTCGGCATGGACGATGTGAACCGGTACCGGCATGACATCCTTGAGGGGATCAATGCGAAGCTCTATGAGCTGTACGAGGCGGGCAAAAGGCCGGTGATCATTATCGACGAGGCGCAGCTTATTCCGGGCAAGGCGACCTTCGAGGAGCTGCGGCTCCTGACGAACTTTCAGCTCGACGATCGCAATCTCCTGGCCCTTGTGCTGATCGGCCAGACCGAACTCCGGGAGCGTCTCAACAAGAAGCCGTACCGGGCGCTCCGCCAGCGTATCGGGATGCAGTATCATCTGGGCCCGCTCAACGCGGAAGAGGTTGAGGCCTATGTTCGGCACCGGCTCGAGATCGCCGGCCGGTCAGAGCCGTTGTTTGATCCTCAGGCGCTCGCGCTGCTGTTCGAGCACTCAGAGGGCATTCCCCGCCGGATCAATACCATCGCGGGAAACGCGCTTGTCGAGGGTTTCGGCAGGTCGGCCGAGATCATCGGGCCGGAGATCATTGAGAGCGTGGTTAACGATGGGGCGTAA
- a CDS encoding chemotaxis protein CheA, translated as MFEGRLRAERSDTMKTDRPIKDFLAEAEDILETANQTLLSLETGQAAGRIDPDLVNALFRAIHSFKGLAGMFGLKEPSELSHKLEFLLDELRLGKVGMGRKVLDAVIEIVAQLGRLVQQAGTDHPFEDIASALAIIDGILQAKPSAAAGRPLGEQIGLDQGILQVLTEYEEHRLRECIRERKNLFMLKAQFEFANFETAIKELNATLKKHGEIICTLPTAGGGSGIGFSIVVGTTEDAGVLTSAIALPDVAVEKIAYAEERRTEERRIEEPKADAAAGLKSVSNTVRVNIYKLDSLMNVVGEMHLIKNIIVRITKELRASQGVIGISADLYKAQRSLERKLNELQEGILEVRMVPIGQIFTRLAQVVRKYVKDAGKEIDLQLQGEETELDKIMIEDLADPLMHLIRNAIDHGIEAPEVRRQLGKPEQGSVKLTAFPRGNHVVITIEDDGAGMDPAKILNTAVEKGVLSPDHGLDLERDRKEIFDLIFLPGFTTNKAVTEMSGRGVGMDVVKRNVSKLSGMIDIQTEVGAGSIFTLTLPITLAIIKALVIESGGQVFAIPLSSVLEILQATSDQVETIEGREVMAVREDTIPLLRLARAFNLSAEHEGSSFYVILVGIAERRLGIMVDHLKDQQEIVIKPLGKRFSETPGIAGATELGDRRGVVLVLDVESLVDGALKRVAVNKQ; from the coding sequence ATGTTCGAGGGCAGGCTCCGTGCGGAGAGAAGCGATACCATGAAGACAGACCGGCCCATAAAAGACTTTCTCGCCGAGGCAGAGGACATCCTGGAGACGGCGAACCAGACGCTGCTGTCGCTTGAAACAGGGCAGGCCGCGGGCCGCATTGACCCTGATCTGGTGAATGCCCTGTTCCGCGCGATCCATTCCTTCAAGGGGCTTGCGGGCATGTTCGGGCTCAAGGAACCGTCGGAGCTCTCGCACAAGCTGGAATTTCTCCTCGACGAGCTCCGGCTCGGCAAGGTGGGTATGGGCCGGAAGGTCCTTGACGCGGTGATCGAGATCGTGGCGCAGCTCGGCAGGCTGGTGCAGCAGGCCGGGACGGACCATCCCTTCGAGGACATTGCGTCCGCCCTGGCGATTATTGACGGCATCCTTCAGGCAAAGCCGTCCGCCGCGGCCGGCCGGCCACTTGGCGAGCAGATCGGTCTTGACCAGGGAATTCTGCAGGTCCTAACCGAGTATGAAGAGCACCGGCTCAGGGAATGCATCCGGGAGCGAAAGAACCTGTTCATGCTCAAGGCCCAGTTCGAGTTCGCCAATTTTGAGACGGCGATCAAGGAGCTCAATGCCACGCTTAAGAAACACGGCGAAATCATTTGCACCCTGCCGACGGCGGGCGGGGGGAGCGGGATTGGTTTCAGCATTGTCGTTGGTACGACCGAGGATGCGGGGGTGCTCACGTCCGCCATCGCTCTGCCGGATGTGGCTGTCGAGAAGATCGCCTACGCCGAAGAGCGAAGGACCGAAGAGCGAAGGATCGAGGAGCCGAAGGCAGACGCGGCGGCGGGTCTCAAGTCGGTGAGCAACACCGTCAGGGTGAACATCTACAAGCTCGACAGCCTTATGAACGTCGTGGGAGAGATGCATCTGATCAAGAACATCATCGTCCGGATCACGAAGGAGCTTCGCGCCTCGCAGGGCGTAATCGGCATTTCCGCGGATCTCTACAAGGCGCAGCGCAGCCTTGAGCGGAAGCTGAACGAGCTCCAGGAGGGCATCCTTGAGGTCAGGATGGTCCCCATCGGCCAGATATTCACGCGCCTGGCGCAGGTGGTCAGAAAATATGTGAAGGACGCAGGGAAAGAGATCGACCTGCAACTGCAAGGCGAGGAAACGGAACTCGACAAGATCATGATCGAAGATCTTGCGGACCCGCTCATGCATCTTATCAGGAATGCGATCGATCACGGCATAGAAGCCCCCGAGGTCCGGAGACAGCTTGGCAAGCCGGAACAGGGGAGCGTGAAACTGACGGCATTCCCCCGGGGCAATCATGTGGTCATCACGATCGAGGATGACGGCGCGGGGATGGACCCCGCGAAGATACTGAACACCGCCGTTGAGAAGGGCGTACTTTCCCCGGATCACGGGCTCGATCTCGAGCGCGACCGCAAGGAAATCTTCGATCTCATTTTTCTTCCCGGCTTCACCACCAACAAGGCGGTGACCGAGATGTCAGGCCGCGGCGTGGGCATGGATGTCGTGAAGCGGAACGTTTCCAAGCTTTCGGGCATGATCGATATCCAAACCGAGGTTGGAGCAGGCAGTATCTTTACCCTGACGCTTCCCATCACGCTCGCCATCATCAAGGCGCTCGTCATCGAATCGGGCGGGCAGGTTTTTGCCATCCCGCTCAGCTCGGTGCTCGAGATCCTGCAGGCAACCAGCGATCAGGTGGAGACCATCGAGGGGCGCGAGGTGATGGCCGTGCGAGAGGACACGATCCCGCTTCTCCGGCTTGCCCGGGCATTCAATCTCTCCGCGGAACACGAGGGTAGTTCTTTCTATGTCATTCTGGTAGGCATTGCCGAACGAAGACTTGGCATTATGGTTGATCATCTCAAGGACCAGCAGGAGATCGTTATCAAGCCGCTGGGGAAGAGGTTCTCAGAGACGCCGGGCATTGCCGGGGCCACTGAGCTGGGGGACCGGCGGGGCGTCGTGCTCGTTCTCGACGTGGAATCGCTCGTTGATGGGGCATTGAAGAGAGTAGCAGTCAATAAACAGTGA
- a CDS encoding response regulator — MKNVLIVEDSKAIRTMIRVALEEAGGFFAVEAGNGFEALKTLPSRRFDLIITDINMPDINGLELMGYVKSNPTYRDIPLIIVSTEKSDEDKKRGIALGASGYVVKPFRKEELMAMIMKVLGEK; from the coding sequence ATGAAGAACGTTCTTATTGTCGAGGATTCCAAGGCCATTCGTACAATGATCCGGGTCGCGCTCGAGGAAGCGGGCGGTTTTTTCGCGGTGGAGGCAGGCAACGGTTTTGAGGCGCTCAAGACGCTCCCTTCGCGGCGCTTCGACCTCATCATCACCGACATCAACATGCCCGACATCAACGGCCTTGAGCTTATGGGCTACGTGAAGTCCAATCCCACCTACCGTGATATTCCGCTTATCATCGTAAGTACTGAAAAGAGCGATGAGGATAAGAAGCGCGGGATCGCCCTCGGCGCATCGGGTTATGTGGTGAAGCCGTTCAGGAAAGAAGAACTCATGGCCATGATCATGAAGGTGCTGGGAGAAAAATGA